The Zalophus californianus isolate mZalCal1 chromosome 8, mZalCal1.pri.v2, whole genome shotgun sequence genome has a segment encoding these proteins:
- the LOC113937450 gene encoding LOW QUALITY PROTEIN: annexin A1-like (The sequence of the model RefSeq protein was modified relative to this genomic sequence to represent the inferred CDS: inserted 1 base in 1 codon) produces MAMVSEFLKQAWFVENEEQEYIKTVKGSKGGPGSAVSPYPTFNPSSDVAALHNAITVKGVDEATIIDILTKRNNAQRQQIKAAYLQEKGKPLDEALKKALSGHLEEVVLALLKTPAQFDADELRAAMNGLGTDEDTLDEMLVSRTNKEIGEINRVYREELKRDLAKDITSDTSGDYRNALLSLARXSEDFGLNDDLADSDARALYEAGERRKGTDVNVFITILTTRTYPHLRQVFQKYSKYSNHDMNKVLDLEVKGDIEKCLTAIVKCATSKPMFFAEKLHQAMKGSGTRHKTLIRIMVSHSEIDMNDIKACYQKLYGVSLCQAILVCCDFHNATSTNGSLFATSPKRKSDLCTCRF; encoded by the exons atggcAATGGTATCAGAATTCCTCAAACAGGCCTGGTTTGTTGAAAATGAAGAGCAGGAATACATTAAAACTGTGAAAGGATCCAAAGGTGGTCCTGGGTCAGCAGTGAGCCCCTATCCTACCTTCAATCCATCCTCGGATGTTGCTGCCTTGCATAACGCTATAACAGTTAAAGGTGTGGATGAAGCAACCATCATTGACATTCTAACTAAGAGGAACAATGCACAGCGTCAGCAGATCAAAGCAGCCTATCTCCAGGAAAAAGGGAAGCCCCTGGATGAAGCTCTGAAGAAAGCCCTTTCTGGTCACCTCGAGGAAGTTGTTTTGGCTCTATTAAAAACTCCAGCCCAGTTTGATGCTGATGAACTTCGTGCTGCCATGAACGGCCTTGGAACTGATGAAGACACTCTGGATGAAATGTTGGTATCAAGAACTAACAAAGAAATCGGAGAAATTAACAGAGTCTATAGAGAAGAACTGAAGAGAGATCTAGCTAAAGATATCACCTCAGACACATCTGGAGATTATCGGAATGCTCTGCTTTCTCTGGCTA GATCTGAGGATTTTGGCTTGAATGACGACTTGGCTGATTCAGATGCTAGGGCTTTATatgaagcaggagaaaggagaaaagggacaGATGTGAATGTGTTCATTACCATCCTTACCACCAGAACCTATCCCCATCTTCGCCAAGTGTTTCAGAAGTACAGCAAGTACAGTAATCACGACATGAACAAAGTCCTGGACCTGGAGGTGAAAGGTGACATTGAGAAATGCCTCACGGCTATCGTGAAGTGTGCCACAAGCAAACCGATGTTCTTTGCCGAGAAGCTTCATCAGGCCATGAAGGGTTCAGGAACTCGTCATAAGACATTGATCAGAATTATGGTTTCCCATTCTGAAATTGACATGAATGACATCAAAGCATGCTACCAGAAATTGTatggtgtctctctctgccaagccATCCTGGTATGTTGTGATTTTCATAATGCCACCTCCACAAATGGCAGTCTTTTTGCAACTTctccaaagagaaaatctgacTTATGTACCTGTAGATTTTAG